In the Microcebus murinus isolate Inina chromosome X, M.murinus_Inina_mat1.0, whole genome shotgun sequence genome, cttccctgttttcaattttgtttagttctgatttgatcttgttgatttcactccttctgttgggtttggggctggtctgttcttctttttccagctctttgagttgtttcattagattgtctattcgtgatcttcttgtcttttggttataggcatttatggagatcaactttcctctcagaacttctttagctgtgtcccagaggagttgataacttgtctctccattgtcattttcctcatagaatatttttatttccgtcttgatttcttcatttatgaaataatcatttagtaggaggttgtttaatttccatgtttttgtgcagaaatgtgagtttctgttagggttgatttctacccttattccattgtgatctgagaagatacatggtatgatttctatttttttaaatttcttgatgtttactttgtgtcctaggatatggtcaagcttagagaatgtcccgtgagctgatgagaagaacgtatattcagtggatttggggtagaatgtcctgtagatgtcagtcagacccaattgttctagagttttgtttaagtccattatttctttattaattttctgtttggaggatctgcctcgtgcagtcagtggggtgttgaaatcttcggcgattatggagttgctattaatccatttgcttagctccagtaaggtttgctttatgaatctgggtgtacctaagttgggtgcatatatatttaaaattgttatctcttcttgttgatctgtgcccttcaccattacataatgaccctctttgtctttcactacttttgttggtttaaaaactaaatcgtctgaaattagaactgccacaccacccttcttttggcttctatttgcttggaatattgatctccacccttttatgtttagtctatatgtatccttgcaggttagatgtgtttcctgaagactgcatatacttggcttgtattttgttattcattcagccagcctgtgtctcttgagtggagagtaagccattcacatttattgagagaactgataggtaaggtagattactgttcattctgttgagttggatgttgttgctatggtttctgtcttgagccattgtaatatctggcctttaatatctttgggtttaggttgtttttatattcgtgggttattattatgatgttccgtacgtaatgctcttttaagtacttcttgtaggggtggtcttgtcttggtgaattctctgagcctttgcttttctgagaatgtttttatttctccttcatatatgaagcttagttttgcagggaataatattctaggctgggcattgttttgtttcaaaagagtgacaatggggccccagtctctccttgcttgtaaagtctcattagagaagtctgatgttattcgaattggctttcccttgtatgttacttgcttcttttgtcttacagcttttagaagggcctctttggttgatactttggtcagtgtgatgactgcatgtcgtgacgtcttcctgtttgcattgaatctcccaggggtcctctgagcttcttgaacttgtatatccagattttgagcaaggcctgggaaattttcctctattatatcttcatacagcttgtccaacccttgagtgttgtcttcttccccttctggtaaccctatgaccctcgcattaggtttcttcacataatcccacagctcttgtaggctttgctcttttgtcttgtttctctgctctatttctgtgactgatttatttaattggagggtgttatcttcaagctctgagattctttcttctgtttgatctaccctgttcttgagactttccactgtattttgtagttccttgaattgattcttcatttccaggagtttggttacacttttcttcattgtgtctatttctttttccatatcctggaggctttttgtggtttctttgtgttggttattgagttgttgttgcagctgggtgagtgttctcatgatccacatacgaaattcctcttctgtcatattggttgcctgattttggttggtgtccatttctagggtgctggtgctcctctttgggggtgtggtttccgtttggttcttcatatttcctgagttctttcgctgatttcttcccatgtcgatcagttgttgtttctttcctttaggttattgtttgggtattcacacaccttgtttaatttctcaggcgttaggtggtgtctgtgggtgagattggaccactccctgtatattgagtcaatgggtgccatggaaaggctgtgcaagatgctctccctgtcagtaggtggcgtttgcttggaggagcaggctatgctgttgattttgtgtcctgttgtcagctcttgttctgggcggagctgggttgggtaagcctgccctccggccgttagcagggatcaaagttctattctctgcttccaggaaaagctgtcagggcggggctggaatggttgCACTCAGACAGAAAGtccaggtgtgggggtggggctgtctgagacccgcagtctggagcaggcctcacttctttccaccctccccaactccgcagctactcctgggtctctgccagcaggccagaccacaagccaccaggcctccccggactgtcatgccggcggggaggttccctgcacaggaacgccacctggtctgggtgcacagcctcctcctgggaggagggttgccctctagaatgctgatctgcccctggaggcacacacacctcagtaggctgttcatgtataacccttctgtgccccgggcaatgctagccctcggtgtaggggatctggtctgcagatccgacctctgggtcccagagttcaaactgtatccccaccagggagaggagttccggtcccaattcacccacaggtagcccaagctgggtctatgtctgtcagcctctgagtcggcaccgttctcctgggaacaccgtgccagcagcacctgggagagctggcgggtagggagctcacagtctgatttcccctgagtcaggtgtagggtcccaaaagttAAGGTCCCGttctctggaggtgcctctggctgtttcctgtattatctctctgggcagccgcaggtagggtcggtggaggggaggaggaggcaatatggtgccttcTGCGTGGCTTGGTCTGTGctcacggaggtgcccggaggaagttgggaacctggtgccacgtttgctacaggctcaccattggctgGCGGGGCCGTCTCTGGTCTGgcgtctgcaggtctctccacccgctggggagcccaccagcagtcccaaatgcaggggaggggaaacagcaaatccacctacccttcccgctggtctccaggctgctcctgtggtctcagcctccagttctcctccgcagcctcctcccgtggagtctcccgaggtctcaggtatccctccttccggccctcgtccgctgtatgctcgtcttctttcttcttttttctaatttctgctagaatctgtcttttctgcagaaacactctgtctggcggtattattcgtccgccatcttgctccgtcatcaggaggatcactttgaagccaggagttcaagaccatcctgggtaacatagagagaccccatttctacaaaaatagaaaaattagcaggacatAGTGGCACCTGTGTAGTCTCAACTGCTCAGGAGGCTAagtcaggaggatctcttgagcccaggagtttgagtttccagtgagctaggatgatgccactgcactctagcctagtcaaaagagtgagactctgttgcaaaaaaagaagaagaagaagaagaagaagaagaagaaagagagagagagagagagagagagagagagagagagagagagagagagagagagagagatgtccTGGGTGCAAAAAAGATCCTACCTTACCCTCTTCACAGCCCCTTAGTCTTTCAAGATCAGATATGTTCAAAGTTCTTCCTCATagcatttatacattcatttgttcattcattccttcaggcACTGCTTAGGCATCAGGGATATGGTGGTAAAAAAAAGTCAGACATGCTATCTAACCTGGTGAAGCTCATAGTTtagtgggggaggcagaggtgaaTGAAATTGTAATCACAAATGGTGGTAAATCCTATCACAAAAAATAATAGAGTGACTGAGGGAGTTGTAGAGACGTGAAGTAGCCTGTAGGGGGAAGGTGGGTAAAAAGATCTGAGCTGAGATATAAGGCATGAGCTGGAGTTCCAGGGCCAATGGAAGAAATGAGGGCAGTAGGAAGGTGCAAGGTGAGGCAGGTCAGGTGACTATCAAGCAGTGAGAACTTGAAAGAAGTCTCCtagtggaggtgggggaggacaTCCATTGGAGGAGCAGAGCGGTGACTACTGGAGCTGGAGTTCAGAGAGTGGGTGGGAGAGTGGGAGAAGGTGAGGTCAGAGAGATGAGGATACTAGGCAGATCAGGCAGGGCCTGCAGGCCATGAGGAGGACTTTGGACTTCATTCTAAGTGTGATGGGAAATCCTTGATGAGGATTAAGTAGGGAAGGGGCATGAAGAGATTTGTGTCTTTAAAAGATCCCTTAGGCTACTGGGAAAGAATGGCCTGTAACAGGACAGGAGAGGAAGCAAGGAGATCAAGTGAGAAGGCTAGAACAGTTTTCTAGGTGAGATGCAATGGTATTCTGCCCTAGGATAGTGACAATTGGGGTGGTGAGAAGTGGATGgatttgtgaaatattaatatattagagatAACATTGCTGGGAACTGAAGATAGATGGGATattggaaggggtgagggagagaggtgTGTCTAGGATGTCATGCCCAAATTTGCATCCCTATGACTTACTGGCACCCTCAACTGGTTCTAATCCTGCCTTGTAAGGTCACCCTTCTCTTCGGAAGGCAGAATAGTGAAGTGGCAAATCACCTTCATTCTAGGACCAGATTGTGTGGGTTCAAATCtctgactagctgtgtgacattgaacaagttacttcacctctttATGCTTCACTTTCCACTATGTGTAAAATGTGGATATTAATTGTTTCTTGTGAGGGTTACATGAAAGACTACAAGTACAATATGTAGAGCAGTACCTGCACATAGAAAGAGCTCACAAATGTCAACTGCTATTATTTCATAGTCTTtggaaaatttaaagataattttcatcATCTTCCCCAATTTTTCTATCCCTCTCATTAAGCGGGGCTGTTCACAGAGCACAGAAAAGCCAAGCAGACCTGGTTTGCCCAGTAATGTTTCAGTTTATATTCCTGCACCCCTACCCTGCTTAGGAAGCACCAAGAGTTCCCTTGTATAACACAGTAAAGGTCAAAGCTACAGCTTGACCAATTGTTTCTGTTTAACCTTCCCAATCTTAACATCCCTCCTCTCCCAAGGCCTCTAATTCTGTGACTATgtactgaggcccagagaagttaagtaactggCCCAAAGTCTCAGAGCAAACAAGAAAGCAGCTGTACTATCACTGGAGTCTGCACAAGTCTTTTAGACTCCCAGGTCCTGGTGCTATCCATTCATACCTCCCCCTCATGGCTTGACCTCTTCCCTGTGGTACTCACCATCTTCATCAGGAGTGAGAAAGTTATAGGAAGCTGGTGGGTTCAAGGACTCCACGAACTTGAACTTCACCATTGACTCAGAGAGCAGCTCTAGCTCCTCAGGGAGAATGAGCAGACTGATGGCCTCAGGGAAGGTGCCGGAAGGCAGCAGCAAGATCAGCATGTTTGGAGGGCTGCCTTCTGTCGTAGGCCTGGAGATGTTGAGTAAACCCATCGTTGGGACTCCTGGTCCACTTGGTCCCAGGACTTTCCTGGTGCTCTAAGGCCCCAGTATCAGTTCACGCTGATGCCAAAGCCTTCTAGTGGGCAAGGTGGGAGTAAAGGGGGTGTGGATGGGTTCTCCAAGGACACAGGTGGTCATGGTACTGCTGGGACCTGTGGGACTTAAGACTGTGCTTGGGAATGTGATTAGGCTCTGAGGAGGTGGAGGCCTGGGTCTGGTAGATCTAGGGGGAAGTGGAATTTGGGGTATATGGGGCATTGGGATCCCAAGCTTGGAAAGTGATAAGCTTGTAGAAGTTTGGTGCGGTGGGGCACTAGGTTTAAGAGGTGATGGGATTTAAGGCTTCTTGGGTAACAGGATCCCAGGTCTGGGGTGTGGAAATTTGTTTGAAGTCTTGGGAGAAGGAAACCTAGGTCTGGTGTGTGGTGGGTGTTTGGGAATCTGAAGTGTGGAGCCTCCAGGTCTGGGCTGTGGCAGGCCTTTGGGTGACTGTGTTGCATGTACCCCAGGCTGGGGGTGTACTAAAGCACCAGGTTTGGAATGTAGTGGAGTAACATGTTTCATAGTACCAGctttgggctgggctggggtgccAGGATTCAAAGGTGGGACTTGCATCTTGGAATTCATGGGTAATACGATACCAGAATTCTGGTGTGATGGAATGCTGGGCTTCAGAGGCAGTAGAACACCAGAATTTGAGGGCACAAGGACAGCAGATTTGGTCCTGAGAGTTGGCTGGGCCAAGATGCTAAAATCCTGTTGGGTTGGCAGTTTGGGCTTTGGGTGTGCTGGGGTCGGTAAGGTACTAGGGTTCTGGCCCGTTGGCTTCAACTCCTTGGAACTGTGCATCTTCTTGGTAGAGGCAGTAGTAGTAGAGGATAAGTAGAACTTTGGTTTCATAGGCCTTGATTCTGGGGAGATCTTGGGCACTAAGGTTGGCTGAGATGTGATTGTCCCTAGGCCATGTCTACTGCTAGGTGAGGGTGTGATGGTGCTTGGCCCAGCTGTGGTGAAGGTCTGTCTCCTGGCCTCCTCACTGTCCTCCTTGGGCTGCACCATGACCAGTGAAGTCAGAGGTGTGACAAAGTTGTATTCAAGGGACAGGTTGAGGACTTTGACAGCCAGCAGATGGTGAGTGGTGGTATCATGGGCTTGGAAGTGTGCCTCC is a window encoding:
- the ITIH6 gene encoding LOW QUALITY PROTEIN: inter-alpha-trypsin inhibitor heavy chain H6 (The sequence of the model RefSeq protein was modified relative to this genomic sequence to represent the inferred CDS: inserted 1 base in 1 codon; substituted 2 bases at 2 genomic stop codons), giving the protein MATVNEETKKAMNVILSGLQANDYFNIISFSDTVSVWKAGGLIQATNQSVHSAKDYLSHMEGWTNINAAVLAAASVLNQSNQEPGRGPNVGRIPLIIFLTDGEPTAGVMTPSVILSNVCQALGHRVSLFSLAFXDDAHFPLLCRLSLENWGIAPRIYKDTDAALQLEGLYKEISMPLLADVRLDYLGGLLGASPWAIFPNYFGGSELVVAGQVQPGEQELGIHLAARGPKDQLLVACHSEGATNRRQKAFGCPAEPAPNVAHFIRLLWAYITIGELLEAHFQAHDTTTHHLLAVKVLNLSLEYNFVTPLTSLVMVQPKEDSEEARRQTFTTAGPSTITPSPSSRHGLGTITSQPTLVPKISPESRPMKPKFYLSSTTTASTKKMHSSKELKPTGQNPSTLPTPAHPKPKLPTQQDFSILAQPTLRTKSAVLVPSNSGVLLPLKPSIPSHQNSGIVLPMNSKMQVPPLNPGTPAQPKAGTMKHVTPLHSKPGALVHPQPGVHATQSPKGLPQPRPGGSTLQIPKHPPHTRPRFPSPKTSNKFPHPRPGILLPKKPXIPSPLKPSAPPHQTSTSLSLSKLGIPMPHIPQIPLPPRSTRPRPPPPQSLITFPSTVLSPTGPSSTMTTCVLGEPIHTPFTPTLPTRRLWHQRELILGPXSTRKVLGPSGPGVPTMGLLNISRPTTEGSPPNMLILLLPSGTFPEAISLLILPEELELLSESMVKFKFVESLNPPASYNFLTPDEDGEYHREEVKP